From the Spiroplasma alleghenense genome, one window contains:
- a CDS encoding DNA adenine methylase, whose product MGLKIENRRYIGSKRKLVEEIYAISQKYFGNKKISFSDVFAGTGIVAKYFFDRGHDVIVNDLLKSNFIAYSAWISNEDYDYKKIEKLLEKFNSFDASILKPNYFSDTYGDKYFSVNDAKKIGYIRDKIEEMKNSLTFREYCILLSSLMYTTDKIANTVGHFEHFLSQKPVYKNFTLDKLDLSEPSWNKALIFNEDSNKLVKKIESDVIYIDPPYNARQYVNFYHVLENLVNWDKPNEFEGSSMKFKRNHLKSEYSRSKAVYFFEELINNIKAKLIIVSYNNTYNAKSSASNNKIKESEMINILKKKGKLTVKEFEHPFFNSGTTNFNNHLEKIYICEVN is encoded by the coding sequence ATGGGTTTAAAAATAGAAAATAGACGATACATTGGCAGCAAGAGGAAACTTGTTGAAGAGATATATGCTATTTCTCAAAAATATTTTGGAAATAAAAAAATCTCTTTTTCAGACGTATTCGCCGGAACTGGAATTGTGGCAAAGTACTTTTTTGACAGAGGACATGATGTAATAGTTAATGATTTGCTAAAATCAAATTTTATAGCTTATTCAGCTTGAATTTCAAATGAAGATTATGATTATAAAAAAATTGAAAAATTACTTGAAAAATTTAATAGCTTTGATGCATCAATTTTAAAACCCAATTATTTTTCAGATACATATGGGGATAAATATTTTTCAGTAAATGATGCAAAAAAAATCGGCTATATTCGAGATAAAATAGAGGAAATGAAAAATAGTTTGACATTTAGGGAATACTGCATTTTATTGTCTTCGCTAATGTATACAACCGATAAAATTGCTAATACTGTTGGACACTTTGAACATTTTTTGTCTCAAAAACCCGTATACAAAAACTTCACCTTGGATAAACTCGATTTATCAGAACCAAGCTGAAACAAGGCTCTTATTTTTAACGAAGATTCAAACAAACTTGTAAAAAAAATTGAAAGCGATGTAATTTACATAGATCCCCCTTATAATGCAAGACAGTATGTTAATTTTTATCATGTTTTAGAGAATCTTGTGAATTGAGATAAACCAAATGAATTTGAAGGCAGCTCAATGAAGTTTAAAAGAAACCATTTAAAAAGTGAGTACTCGCGTTCTAAGGCTGTATATTTTTTCGAGGAACTAATAAACAATATCAAAGCAAAATTAATTATAGTTTCTTACAATAATACATATAATGCTAAAAGCAGCGCTTCAAACAATAAAATTAAAGAATCAGAAATGATTAATATTTTGAAGAAAAAAGGTAAATTAACAGTTAAAGAGTTTGAGCATCCCTTTTTCAACTCAGGGACAACAAACTTCAATAATCACTTAGAAAAAATTTATATTTGCGAGGTAAATTAA
- a CDS encoding Z1 domain-containing protein, translating to MRDKIARLFTEHYAFGLRHNTEEGAKSWAIRQVIEKLNCTEEEVLESIERDESKTFTLDKKNDYEVKAINRNYLTIFNDYINNLLDSNEVMFEDVEDIKKSTLDLGSKINISDELEKFSIKGLVLGDIQSGKTTNFMALTSLAFDLGYKRVIILTGLLEDLRVQTLNRAKSALGHPDEKVQDNYGGWMHFLSKGINFPTKNGDIKKDTFHNNQANEIQLKNIWIIKKTAANLKKINDYFENVRSVFGNEGNDKPINFKTLIIDDEADQASLESSGTKTDKSVVSKTYEQITKLATVFPKCCYIGYTASPFANLLTDKDRTSHNINLYPDDFITVLNPGKYYTGYQKFLEISENSKYSMIPLKTEEIENLNSFFKDRKAKLSDNEVFKKAFQRFIISGSILKLRELNEEVRINKVKTMMINIHHVNKNQDEIVKVIKELIKYYSDNINNANIEKEFETIFYKEYSEINEYSWIRVWEEIKNIFLYEKVKIVIKNSSNGFADENNAEFQVWVGGYKLSRGMTVPCLLTSIFYRNTKMADTLMQMCRWFGYRTEYIDLCKIFTSEIILDMFFRVFSSFENLKNDLREMNERDLTPEQIQIKIEKFSNGMKPSSLNKIKGAIEVNKVSFSGRNFISTYFKDDHTNEYNLEKTKNFINQNNVYVKNKYFKIYENISYNSISGFLSELKLPEVSNKNLSHIKEKMDKIKLNKEYFEKWKVVISTNIKDNNGTINLREFNINLSSKSVFSENIKFDEKLNLQTFRLKSILTTSLENFEKKSFEDSKNDKFFKSTEKAKIRTMKDGPVLFIIFSKIISKNDEEKVFLKIAPTIAMIIPKNEDPEFQEKYDNPFYINQSSGEII from the coding sequence ATGAGAGATAAAATAGCGAGGCTATTCACTGAACATTACGCGTTTGGATTAAGACATAATACAGAAGAGGGAGCCAAGTCATGAGCAATAAGACAGGTGATTGAAAAATTGAACTGTACCGAAGAAGAAGTTTTAGAATCAATTGAAAGAGATGAATCAAAGACATTTACTTTAGATAAAAAAAATGACTATGAAGTTAAAGCAATCAATAGAAATTATTTGACTATATTTAACGATTATATTAATAATTTACTCGATTCTAACGAAGTGATGTTTGAAGATGTTGAAGATATAAAGAAATCCACTCTTGATTTAGGAAGCAAAATAAATATTAGCGATGAACTAGAAAAATTTTCAATTAAGGGCCTGGTGCTGGGTGACATACAGTCTGGTAAAACAACAAACTTTATGGCTTTAACCAGCTTGGCCTTTGATTTAGGATATAAGAGAGTTATTATTTTGACTGGGTTGCTGGAAGATTTAAGAGTGCAAACCTTAAATAGAGCCAAGTCTGCCTTGGGTCATCCGGATGAAAAAGTTCAGGATAATTACGGTGGCTGGATGCACTTTCTTAGTAAAGGAATAAATTTTCCAACTAAAAATGGTGATATTAAAAAAGACACATTTCATAATAACCAGGCTAACGAAATTCAGTTAAAGAACATTTGAATAATAAAAAAAACAGCTGCAAATTTAAAAAAAATAAATGATTATTTTGAAAATGTTAGATCAGTATTCGGAAATGAAGGTAACGACAAACCTATAAACTTTAAGACTCTAATAATAGATGATGAGGCCGATCAGGCATCTTTGGAAAGTTCGGGAACAAAAACTGATAAAAGTGTTGTAAGTAAAACCTATGAGCAAATTACAAAACTGGCCACAGTTTTCCCTAAATGCTGCTATATTGGGTATACTGCCTCGCCTTTTGCAAATTTATTAACAGATAAAGATAGAACTTCTCATAACATAAATTTATATCCAGATGACTTTATAACAGTATTAAATCCTGGTAAATATTACACAGGTTATCAAAAGTTTTTGGAAATAAGTGAGAACTCAAAGTACTCAATGATTCCTTTAAAAACCGAAGAAATAGAAAATTTAAACTCGTTTTTCAAAGACAGAAAGGCAAAATTATCTGATAATGAGGTTTTTAAAAAAGCATTTCAAAGATTTATAATTTCTGGTTCGATTTTAAAATTAAGAGAACTTAATGAGGAAGTTAGAATTAATAAAGTTAAAACTATGATGATAAATATTCACCATGTAAATAAAAATCAAGACGAAATAGTTAAAGTAATTAAAGAACTAATAAAATATTATTCAGATAATATAAATAACGCAAATATTGAAAAAGAATTTGAAACTATTTTTTATAAAGAGTATTCAGAGATAAATGAATATTCATGGATAAGGGTATGGGAAGAAATTAAAAATATTTTTCTTTATGAAAAAGTTAAAATAGTGATTAAAAACTCTTCAAATGGTTTTGCGGATGAAAATAATGCGGAATTTCAAGTTTGAGTAGGTGGTTATAAACTTTCTCGAGGAATGACGGTTCCGTGTCTATTAACCTCAATTTTCTATAGAAATACAAAAATGGCAGATACTTTAATGCAAATGTGTCGATGATTTGGCTATAGAACAGAATATATAGACTTGTGTAAAATATTCACAAGCGAAATTATTTTGGATATGTTTTTTAGAGTATTTTCAAGTTTTGAAAATTTAAAAAATGACTTAAGGGAAATGAATGAAAGAGATCTTACCCCAGAGCAAATTCAAATTAAAATTGAGAAATTTTCAAATGGTATGAAGCCCAGTTCATTAAATAAAATAAAGGGGGCAATTGAGGTCAATAAAGTTTCATTTAGTGGAAGAAATTTTATTTCTACTTATTTTAAGGATGACCATACAAATGAATATAATTTAGAAAAAACTAAAAATTTTATTAACCAAAATAATGTTTATGTCAAAAATAAATATTTTAAAATCTATGAAAATATTAGCTACAACAGTATTTCTGGTTTTTTATCAGAATTAAAATTACCCGAAGTTTCAAATAAAAACTTAAGTCACATTAAGGAAAAAATGGATAAAATAAAGCTAAACAAAGAGTATTTTGAAAAATGAAAGGTCGTAATATCTACTAACATCAAGGATAATAATGGAACTATAAATTTAAGAGAATTTAATATTAACCTATCGAGTAAATCTGTTTTTAGTGAAAATATTAAATTTGATGAAAAGTTAAATCTACAAACTTTTAGACTAAAATCGATTCTTACGACTTCATTAGAAAATTTTGAGAAAAAATCTTTCGAAGATTCAAAAAACGATAAGTTTTTTAAAAGTACTGAAAAAGCCAAAATTAGAACCATGAAAGACGGCCCGGTTCTATTCATCATTTTTTCAAAAATAATTTCAAAAAATGATGAAGAAAAGGTATTTTTAAAAATAGCACCAACAATCGCTATGATAATTCCAAAAAATGAAGATCCTGAATTTCAAGAAAAATATGATAATCCTTTTTACATAAATCAAAGTAGTGGCGAGATAATTTAA
- a CDS encoding Dam family site-specific DNA-(adenine-N6)-methyltransferase, giving the protein MDKYIKSPINYTGNKFRILDQIFEKLPKNKHKFIDLFCGGATVGINSNYDEVIFIDKNPYIINLLSTLANNDINKIINKIKSIIQEYNLSYSAEMGYKYYSLQKSEIDNNGLKFFNKQGYYKLREDYNSTKNKNSFDSNLKLYLLIIYGFNNDIRFNNSGGFNLPVGKTDFNKNNLKKITEFNLRAKGKKFIFMQGSFEDEEIEQLVFADSFVYMDPPYLITTAFYNENKGWNLEEEKKLLSFMDKLIKNETPFALSNIISRDNAINQPLFDWIKGNQELIEIHEININYSSASYNKLVRYSKDKEILLIGGLKNGFKNRK; this is encoded by the coding sequence ATGGATAAGTATATAAAAAGTCCCATTAATTATACGGGCAATAAATTTCGTATTCTTGATCAAATTTTTGAAAAACTTCCCAAAAATAAGCATAAATTTATAGATTTATTTTGTGGAGGCGCGACTGTAGGGATTAACTCAAATTATGACGAGGTAATATTTATTGATAAAAATCCATACATAATAAATTTATTAAGTACACTAGCAAATAATGATATAAATAAAATAATTAATAAAATAAAGTCTATTATTCAAGAGTATAATTTATCTTACTCTGCAGAAATGGGATATAAATACTATTCTCTTCAAAAAAGTGAAATCGATAATAACGGATTGAAGTTTTTTAATAAGCAAGGGTATTATAAGTTAAGAGAAGATTATAATAGTACGAAAAACAAAAACTCATTTGATTCAAATTTGAAACTATATTTGTTAATAATTTACGGATTTAATAATGATATTAGATTTAATAATAGCGGTGGATTTAATTTACCGGTAGGCAAAACCGATTTTAATAAAAATAACTTAAAAAAGATTACCGAATTTAACCTTAGGGCAAAGGGCAAAAAATTTATTTTCATGCAAGGTAGTTTTGAAGATGAAGAAATTGAACAATTAGTATTTGCTGATAGCTTTGTTTATATGGACCCTCCCTATTTAATTACTACGGCCTTTTATAATGAAAATAAGGGTTGAAACCTTGAAGAGGAAAAAAAATTACTAAGTTTTATGGATAAATTAATTAAAAATGAAACTCCATTCGCCCTCTCAAATATTATTTCCAGGGACAACGCTATAAACCAACCGCTTTTTGATTGAATTAAAGGTAATCAGGAACTAATTGAAATTCACGAGATAAACATTAATTACTCTAGTGCTAGTTACAATAAACTGGTTAGATATTCAAAGGATAAAGAAATTTTACTGATTGGAGGTTTAAAAAATGGGTTTAAAAATAGAAAATAG
- a CDS encoding restriction endonuclease PLD domain-containing protein: MIFTDLQHKELIKTFRELILKSHTIKIISPFITKQAFNIFNDEFDSFFENKGKLQILTTTYNKDGSGFHYQDLTQINKMGDTQIKVQVITNQAPIHMKVYVFETHQGVFVISGSSNMTSKGLSYGEEL; this comes from the coding sequence ATGATATTTACAGACCTACAACATAAAGAATTAATTAAGACATTTAGAGAACTTATTTTGAAAAGCCATACCATCAAGATAATTTCCCCCTTTATCACTAAACAAGCCTTTAATATCTTCAATGATGAATTTGATAGTTTTTTTGAAAATAAGGGAAAACTACAGATTCTAACCACAACTTATAATAAAGATGGTAGTGGCTTTCATTACCAGGATCTAACACAAATTAATAAAATGGGTGATACTCAAATAAAAGTTCAAGTAATTACCAATCAAGCCCCAATTCATATGAAGGTTTATGTCTTTGAAACTCACCAAGGAGTATTTGTGATATCTGGTTCTAGTAATATGACTTCAAAAGGTCTTAGCTATGGGGAGGAACTTTAA
- a CDS encoding DUF4357 domain-containing protein, with protein MNNKVEKIEIFKFDIDIEAIIMQSSSIKILKFNNSDIKKAELIFGEDLNNPSLYIFKEETIDGFLSYYVGETDDFLKRIKTHDKLKEHTEIIVIFSTDYSNKFTSQQRLYFENLFINKIKNQIYDGIKLLNVQTKIEASKIHPQELYMNNIIFENLLYLISILDNNFFKKNENIEIYNAGENTEEDYLDISINWNGNLTKAKLIKSNYSVIVPSGSVIYEPNNNRYAPIKSLKLARFEENNDRFVLTEDLFFESPSSAACFITGVSSNGWVRFQLEDGRKIDVLRKSKTKS; from the coding sequence ATGAACAATAAAGTAGAAAAAATAGAAATATTTAAATTTGATATAGATATTGAAGCAATAATAATGCAAAGCTCATCCATAAAAATTTTAAAATTTAATAATTCTGATATTAAAAAAGCTGAACTTATTTTCGGAGAAGATTTGAATAATCCTTCTCTTTATATTTTTAAAGAAGAAACGATTGATGGATTTTTGAGTTATTATGTTGGGGAAACAGATGATTTTCTAAAAAGAATCAAAACTCACGATAAATTAAAAGAACATACAGAAATAATTGTAATTTTCTCAACAGATTATTCAAATAAATTTACTAGTCAACAGAGACTTTATTTTGAAAATTTATTTATTAATAAAATTAAGAATCAAATTTATGATGGAATTAAACTTCTAAATGTTCAGACCAAAATAGAAGCATCAAAAATTCACCCACAGGAACTGTATATGAATAATATTATTTTTGAAAATCTATTATATTTAATATCAATTCTTGATAACAATTTTTTCAAAAAAAATGAAAATATTGAAATTTACAATGCTGGTGAAAATACAGAAGAAGATTATTTAGATATTTCTATTAACTGAAACGGAAACCTAACTAAAGCAAAATTAATAAAAAGTAATTATTCGGTTATTGTACCTTCTGGTTCGGTCATTTATGAACCTAATAATAATAGATACGCACCAATTAAAAGTTTAAAGTTAGCTAGATTTGAGGAAAATAATGATAGATTTGTTCTAACCGAGGATTTGTTTTTTGAATCACCTTCGTCAGCGGCCTGCTTTATTACCGGAGTTTCTTCAAATGGTTGAGTAAGATTCCAATTAGAAGATGGCCGAAAAATTGATGTATTAAGAAAGTCAAAAACCAAATCTTAA
- a CDS encoding HNH endonuclease: protein MNELIQYCNKITNDELLNKRYTSSSEKEGFYIGKFYSFINTNYRNLMSFGKAFREFESVEGIDRLKWPKKEKSNQEIHKQYKNPMVWTRLFEGNQNTFKKTLKGDLFKQVWDSNFSNDEKWILALLLLLDSNLQNKYQYFKSFYEEFLNLVSWLNLDREIIFIEIRELFMSSNFEKDILASDLFILNTFYKDKDFLKIFFNSTSAEKEEFKNHIFKNFSKKDSKQCFISNKFFSTKFHINSIKDELKILYYSNLISLELLKNNEDIKFDFISEYCRNFNLNDLKMLNFIKENLFTIKTILKNGFSNSSKFEKEEEAICDLKSLVLGDDEPQEKEVFATYINLRSPSKRFEKLKPFVRKLNNYKCFFENINKCWYFPEKKEGNNYVEIHHLIPREFSGNFGYSIEVAANYVSLCPNCHRMLHIGKSDFKKEYIKLLYLDRKNRLKKCKLDISLTELEDLYFIN from the coding sequence ATGAATGAATTAATACAATATTGTAACAAAATAACTAATGACGAATTACTAAATAAAAGGTATACAAGCTCAAGTGAAAAAGAAGGATTTTATATAGGTAAATTTTATAGTTTTATTAATACAAATTACCGCAACTTAATGTCTTTTGGAAAGGCATTTAGAGAATTCGAATCAGTTGAAGGGATTGATAGATTAAAATGGCCGAAGAAAGAAAAATCTAATCAAGAAATTCACAAGCAATATAAAAATCCTATGGTTTGAACTCGCCTGTTCGAAGGCAATCAAAACACCTTTAAAAAAACTCTTAAAGGAGATTTATTTAAGCAGGTATGGGATTCAAATTTTAGTAATGACGAAAAATGAATCTTAGCGCTTTTACTTTTGCTGGACTCAAACTTGCAGAACAAGTATCAATATTTTAAGTCCTTTTATGAAGAATTTTTGAACTTAGTAAGCTGATTAAATTTAGATAGAGAAATAATTTTCATAGAAATAAGGGAATTATTTATGAGCAGCAATTTTGAAAAAGATATACTTGCTAGCGATTTGTTTATCCTAAACACATTTTATAAAGATAAGGATTTTCTTAAGATATTTTTTAATTCTACAAGTGCTGAAAAAGAAGAGTTTAAAAATCATATATTTAAAAATTTTTCAAAGAAAGATTCGAAGCAATGTTTTATTTCAAATAAATTTTTCTCAACAAAGTTTCATATCAATTCTATAAAAGATGAATTAAAAATTCTCTATTACTCAAACTTAATATCTTTGGAATTATTAAAAAATAACGAAGATATTAAGTTTGACTTTATAAGCGAATACTGTAGAAATTTTAATTTGAATGACTTAAAGATGCTAAATTTTATTAAAGAGAATTTATTTACTATCAAAACAATTTTGAAAAATGGTTTTTCAAATTCTTCAAAATTTGAAAAAGAAGAAGAAGCAATTTGCGATTTAAAATCATTGGTTCTAGGTGATGATGAACCCCAAGAAAAAGAAGTATTTGCAACTTACATTAATCTAAGATCACCTAGTAAAAGATTTGAAAAGTTGAAACCATTTGTTCGAAAATTAAATAACTATAAATGTTTTTTTGAGAATATTAATAAATGTTGATATTTCCCAGAAAAAAAAGAAGGTAATAATTACGTCGAGATTCATCATTTAATACCGAGAGAATTTTCAGGAAATTTTGGGTACTCAATTGAAGTTGCCGCAAATTATGTTTCTCTATGCCCAAATTGTCACAGGATGCTTCATATCGGAAAATCGGATTTTAAGAAAGAATATATAAAGTTACTTTACCTTGACAGAAAAAATCGTCTAAAAAAATGTAAATTAGATATTTCACTAACCGAACTGGAAGATCTATATTTTATAAATTAG
- a CDS encoding IS3 family transposase, whose amino-acid sequence MWPVSFICKILKTTQSSYYRWVKNNRPNFNYKIDQELLDLIESIFQQYKEIYGYPRIRIVLKNQYNISVSGKKVYRYMQELGIKSKTRIKKKRKPKEVKILKNRKHENIVNRKWNKYSKGELFVTDVSFLPFSNNRFAYLSILKDVSTGFIVGYDVSLRNDNKIYLKTLKMAESYFDFDKNIIIHSDNGFQYTSDAVEIYCSKNNIKISLSRPGNSVDNAVAESFFACYKTEWFRKNFKTYSEVYNNFIDYINFYNFNRVMIKHEKTPWQAWSTL is encoded by the coding sequence TTATGACCGGTATCTTTTATCTGCAAAATTTTAAAAACAACTCAATCAAGCTATTATCGCTGAGTTAAAAATAATCGACCAAACTTTAATTACAAAATTGATCAAGAACTTTTAGATTTAATTGAAAGTATTTTTCAACAATACAAAGAAATTTATGGATATCCAAGGATAAGAATTGTTTTAAAAAACCAATATAATATTTCTGTTTCAGGCAAAAAAGTATATCGTTATATGCAAGAATTAGGGATAAAATCCAAGACAAGAATCAAAAAGAAACGCAAACCAAAAGAAGTAAAAATTTTAAAAAACAGAAAACACGAAAATATTGTAAATCGAAAATGAAATAAATATAGTAAGGGCGAACTTTTTGTAACCGATGTTTCTTTTTTGCCATTTTCAAATAACAGATTTGCCTATCTTAGTATTTTGAAAGACGTGAGCACTGGGTTTATTGTTGGATATGATGTTTCTTTAAGGAATGACAACAAAATCTATTTAAAAACATTGAAAATGGCTGAGAGTTATTTTGATTTTGATAAAAATATAATAATCCATTCTGATAACGGATTTCAATATACCAGTGACGCTGTTGAAATATATTGTAGTAAAAATAATATAAAAATTTCGCTGAGCAGGCCCGGTAATTCCGTTGATAACGCTGTTGCTGAGTCCTTTTTCGCTTGCTATAAAACAGAGTGGTTTAGGAAAAATTTTAAAACCTACTCAGAGGTGTATAATAATTTCATAGACTACATTAATTTTTATAACTTTAATAGAGTCATGATTAAGCACGAAAAAACTCCATGACAAGCATGGAGTACCTTATAG
- a CDS encoding DEAD/DEAH box helicase produces MNQLLITNNYASAILTSDSEQVSDRQQILAGFASQKINFLCVVDILNEGVDIPNINNVIFARPTNSTTIFLQQLGRGLRKQSDKVLNVFDLVANINSPNYWYLRLNQLTKLTPNMTSYGYDILELDNVCLIYDKLSYQEVVGSLEKKWAKTYQLNLTQYDIKKTKAKDELTKDEVILYYLFNNKNLSHQWCGVIGSYLNKPNTFIDEKTLNQMDLTSWEKDFQGVRFTRFMDKYKDVEQLGLEDMVKLVKHEIGKNKTKTNSLLYNYGSQVLGGDSLIKNDSVMFKLIQGKFLAKAVKKDGNYILMSGSHFKPRGRENYNSEDEKLWDKYCQNIEDRVSQNPDIYQIKKDIVFFDPSKMCRFVVGGDSGFNEEFFLENPKIKIRNYICQLIKSEIEKYS; encoded by the coding sequence ATTAACCAACTTTTAATCACCAATAACTATGCTAGTGCTATTTTAACCAGTGATTCAGAACAAGTTAGTGATCGGCAACAAATCTTAGCTGGCTTTGCTAGTCAAAAAATCAACTTCTTATGTGTGGTTGATATTCTCAATGAAGGAGTTGATATCCCCAATATTAACAATGTTATCTTTGCTCGTCCTACAAATTCCACCACCATCTTCTTACAACAACTGGGAAGAGGATTAAGAAAACAAAGTGACAAAGTCTTAAATGTCTTTGATTTAGTCGCCAATATAAATTCTCCCAATTATTGATATTTACGACTAAATCAATTAACTAAATTAACCCCAAATATGACCAGTTATGGATATGACATCTTAGAATTAGATAATGTTTGTTTAATCTATGATAAGTTAAGTTACCAAGAAGTAGTTGGTAGTTTAGAGAAAAAATGAGCTAAAACCTATCAGCTTAATTTAACCCAGTATGATATTAAAAAGACTAAAGCCAAAGATGAGTTAACAAAAGATGAGGTTATCCTTTACTACTTATTTAATAATAAAAACTTATCTCATCAATGATGTGGGGTAATTGGGAGTTACTTAAATAAACCCAATACCTTTATAGACGAAAAAACTTTAAACCAAATGGATTTAACAAGTTGAGAAAAAGACTTTCAGGGAGTTAGGTTTACTAGGTTTATGGATAAGTATAAAGATGTAGAACAACTGGGATTAGAAGATATGGTTAAGTTGGTAAAACATGAAATAGGTAAAAATAAAACCAAAACCAATTCCCTGCTTTATAATTATGGCTCACAGGTTTTGGGGGGAGATAGCCTTATAAAAAATGACTCCGTGATGTTCAAATTAATTCAAGGTAAGTTTTTAGCTAAAGCAGTTAAAAAAGATGGTAATTACATCTTAATGTCTGGTTCGCATTTTAAACCCCGAGGACGAGAAAACTACAATAGTGAGGACGAGAAATTGTGAGATAAATATTGCCAAAATATTGAAGACAGAGTTAGTCAAAATCCTGATATCTACCAGATAAAAAAAGATATAGTATTTTTTGATCCTAGTAAAATGTGTCGCTTTGTGGTTGGAGGAGATTCTGGTTTTAATGAAGAATTTTTTCTTGAAAATCCTAAAATTAAAATCAGAAATTATATTTGTCAATTAATTAAATCAGAAATTGAAAAGTATAGTTAG
- a CDS encoding Eco57I restriction-modification methylase domain-containing protein, whose amino-acid sequence MKKNELGQYFTVKNSWITRPVLSFINKNILSRNLILDPFAGNGDLFDAINSKIPNKEFEYKGFDIDKELSWEINDSLKQIPLNSPDKTFIITNPPYLAKNSCKRNGFNDTYKKYFNNSMHVDLYLIALETMIDLKIPGVAIVPETFINSKFSKEFISKIVIIEPNPFADTEVPICIVCFDGSKKQDCVIYKNNDKIGKLSKLLEMNPLAKNINLFDLRFNDIKGRIAIKGVDSTNPNEKIKFLNKSDLNYNLSNIKVSSRAITIINSKKLSNLDDKSIEKMIDCSNSLLNNYREQTRDVLLTPFKGNDKNNSRRRRLDFKIARAIIEIAYQKVIIGDINGTELQLHS is encoded by the coding sequence ATGAAAAAAAACGAGTTGGGACAGTACTTTACTGTTAAAAATAGCTGAATTACTAGACCTGTTCTTTCATTTATAAATAAAAATATATTATCAAGGAATTTAATCTTAGATCCATTTGCTGGAAATGGAGACCTTTTTGATGCAATAAATAGTAAAATTCCCAATAAAGAATTTGAATACAAAGGATTCGACATAGATAAAGAATTATCTTGGGAAATAAATGACAGTTTAAAACAAATACCTTTAAATAGTCCAGATAAAACTTTTATTATAACAAACCCTCCTTATCTTGCTAAAAATAGTTGCAAAAGAAATGGATTTAATGATACTTATAAAAAATACTTTAATAATTCAATGCATGTTGACCTTTATCTAATTGCTTTGGAAACAATGATAGATTTAAAAATACCTGGTGTAGCAATTGTTCCAGAAACATTTATTAATTCAAAATTTTCAAAGGAATTTATAAGTAAGATAGTAATAATTGAGCCCAACCCATTTGCAGATACCGAAGTTCCTATTTGTATAGTGTGTTTTGATGGTTCGAAAAAACAAGATTGTGTAATATATAAAAATAATGATAAAATCGGCAAACTTAGCAAATTGCTTGAAATGAACCCTTTAGCAAAGAATATTAATTTATTTGATTTAAGATTTAATGACATTAAAGGAAGAATTGCAATTAAGGGCGTTGATTCAACAAATCCAAATGAAAAAATAAAATTTTTAAATAAATCGGATTTGAACTATAATCTTTCAAATATTAAAGTTTCTTCAAGAGCGATTACAATTATTAATAGTAAAAAACTTTCTAATTTGGATGATAAATCAATTGAAAAAATGATAGATTGCTCAAACAGTTTGCTTAATAATTATAGAGAACAGACAAGAGATGTTTTATTAACACCATTTAAAGGTAATGATAAAAATAATTCTAGAAGAAGAAGACTTGATTTTAAAATCGCTAGAGCAATAATTGAAATCGCTTATCAAAAAGTTATAATAGGAGATATAAATGGGACCGAATTACAATTACATTCATAA